tatttttgttgtgtttgATTACAAATTGACACGCATTTATAATGATGTCTTTCCGGAACAAGATATGCCCACATTGAAGGAGTTGAGGAAGAATATCTCCATGGCCTTTGTCGGCTCCCACTTAATCAGTGAAGGACCTATTCGACCCCTGGTGCCTGCGCTAATCGAAATCGGAGGAATACAAGTGAAGGATAAGCCGGATCCTCTGCCCAAGGATATCGATCAGTTCTTAAGCAATGCCAAGCAAGGTGCTGTCTTCCTTTTACTCGGCTCCAATGTCAAGAGTTCCACTGTAAGGCCAGAAATCGTACAGACCATCTTCAAGGTATTGTCTGAACTGAAGGAGAACGTAATCTGGAAATGGGAGGACTTGGAGAACACACCCGGTAACGCCTCCAATATTCTTTATAAGAACTGGCTGCCCCAAGATGATATACTGGCCCATCCGAATACTAAACTCTTTATCACACACGCTGGAAAGGGCGGCATTACGGAAGCCCAATACCACGGAGTGCCAATGGTGGCATTGCCGATCTTCGGAGATCAGCCCGGAAACGCTGCCGGAATGGAGAAATCTGGATATGGCCTGGCTCTGGATTTGTTGACCATAACGGAGGACGGTCTGAGAGATGCCCTGAAGGAGGTTCTGGAAAATCAAAAGTACAGTCAAGCCATTGGAAAATTCTCTTCCCTGTACAGAGATCGACCCATGACCGCCAAGCAGTCGGTTGTTTTTTGGACTGAGTACATCCTGAGACATCATGGAGCACCCAACTTGCAGAGTCCCGCCGTGCACATGAATTTCATTCAGCTTAACAATCTTGATATATACGCTTTAATTCTGACGATTCTGGCCCTTTTTGTGCTGCTTACCCGACTGGTTGCCAAAATCGTGTGGAACAAATTTTGGGGAAAGGCGAAGATTTCTCagacgaaaaaaaaacaataaattaagTCAAATTAACTATTAAAGAGTTACCAAATTGTATTTCATAATTGGCCCACTTCTTTATTACGAAATTTCTCATGCTACTTGATGACGCATGCATTGAGTTATCGATAGCGCAAAAAAGATTACTTATTGGCCTAGTTACTTGTTGTTTGGGACaactttgaaaatatattgataGCTTAGCTCTTATATTTAAGAATTAAGAAAAAACTTGCactgaaataataaaatatttatatgaacAATTAATAATTAGCAATGCTTCTTTtctgatttatttataacaaGAGGAAATGCAGTGGAGAtgctcgactatcagatacccgttaatGCACGAGTCGGAGGGCGGGggagaaattttaaaaatcttttttATATTGGTGGAAAGTTAGAATGGGAATGTCAATCTATGGAAACAAATTGGCAAAGCGTGTACGTCTTTAGAATAGCGTCAATACGAACGGACAGACTGGAAAGATAaagaatgtacatatatacatacctCATACCTATGCAAAACTATTACGTAAAGTCTTCATATTCATAATGTATTTACCAATTTTGTTTACTGATTAGACAATAAATTTATGCTTGATTCTTTTTACCATTTAATCGTGACTCAGGCTGCAGATACGCTGTCTGACAGAAAACCTTTGCGATAGCGATAATCTTATAGCAATTGACCAGTGTGTTTGAACAGACCCTAGGCAGGCTTCCCCGATGTGCCCAGTCACTACGGCGCAGCGAAAGCAACAAACCCATATGATTATAGGTACTCCCTAGTGATATTGCGTTTGCTATATAAGCTAGAACGTCAGAAACATATTATCTTAGTCGTTTACGCTGAGTTCAATTGAAAGGTTAATTCAAAATGATTGAATATACTAAAATCGGAATTTTGATTGTATTCCTTTTGGGCACGAAGACCCAATGCAGTGATGGAGCCAATATATTGGGAGTTTTCGGGACCCACAGTCCTTCGCACGTGATCGTGCATATGGCTGTGATGAAAGCCCTTGCAGATCGGGGTCACAACATTACAGTGGTGACCCAGATGAAACCGAAAATGGCGGCACATGAAAATATTACCGTGATCATTGCACCGCCGACGGAGGAGAGGCATAAATTTATCAAAGAATATATGGCTGAGGTATCTAATGAGAAACCGTCGTTCTGGGAGACCATGGTCAAAGCGATCGTCCAATCATCCAATCAACTGGAAGGACAGTATGAGTTTATGATGCATCCCAATTTCAAAGAGATCTACGAGAATCCAAAGACCAAATTCGATTTGGTGTTCTTGGGATTGATGGCCAACAACTATCAGTTGGGCATTGCTGCCAAGTTGAAATGTCCGGTCATTATTTCGTGGGTGGGCATTCCGCTGCCCTTCATGGACAGCATTGTGGGCAATGTCAACGATCCATCGTATGTCCCGACCCTAAGTGTAGCCCTTAAAGCGGGTCAAAACACCATGGACTTTGGCCTAAGATTTGTGAACTTTTTGAAATATGCCGTCATGTGCGTTTTTGAGACAGTATTGGACTATAAAATGAACCAGTTTTACGAGTAAGTATACAACAAAAAATCAGAGCTAGAAACAGAATTTGATTTATGAATTCTTTACAGGCGAGCTTTTGCAAATGAATTAGAGTTTCCAGACTACCAAGAGATGAAGCGCCGAGTTTCCTTGTTGTTCTATAACTACCATTCGCCCAGCGAAGGACCCATCAGACCAACAGTACCTCAATCCATAGAAATCGGTGGAATACAAGTAAAAGAGCAGGCCGATCCTCTGCCCAAGGAGTTGGCCAAGTTTCTTGATAACGCTGATAAGGGCGCTATATTTTTCAGTCTAGGAACTAATGTGAATACGAATACCTTTCGACCCGATACCGTGGATATCCTGTACAAAGTGCTGTCCAAGTTGCCTCAGCGAGTTATTTGGAAGTGGGAGGACCTGAAAAACAAGCCAGGAAATGCCTCCAACATATTCTTCGGCAATTGGCTGCCCCAGGACGATATCTTGGCCCATCCGAACACGAAACTATTCATAACCCATGCGGGCAAGGGCGGTGTGGCAGAGGCCCAATATCATGGAGTTCCCATGGTGGCGCTACCGATCTTTGGCGATCAACAGGGAAATGCTGAAATCATGACAAAATCTGGCTTTGGCCGATGGTTGGATATTGTCACAATGACGCAGAATGAACTGAAGGAGACTATCCATGAGGTCCTGGAGAATCCCACGTATCGCGAGACGATCGGAAAGTTCTCCACTCTTTACAGGGATCGTCCGTTAACAGCCCGTCAATCGGTCATCTACTGGACCGAGTACGTGTTGCGTCATCAAGGAGCACTTCACCTGCAGAGTCCCCTCATTCACACAGACTTTGTGGCTCGAAACAATCTCGATGTCTATGGAGTAGTTCTTCTGGTCAGTATTCTACTCATAGTCATTATTAGGTTTCAATTTTGCAAGATTTTAAATGTTGCGAGTGGATACAGTAATCGTCGCGAAGCGATAGCAAACAAGCTTAAAAGTAATTAATTGGGATCTACAATTCCATTAATGGATATGCGATATTTCAGTagatatgatgaaatacaAACGTTGTTGTtaagaatattaaaaaaatttaaataaattaaagaaaaattaacTCATGCACTCCctttgtatttctttttttgaaTCTCTTGATTATGGCGAAGACTACTATACAACAGATAAACCATTTGCCGGAAAGCGTGAGATTGCACAAAACTCATTCATTACATATTGTTTATAGGCATGTACTTGATACTTGTATTTGTGGGTAGATAAGTGTAAGGGGCGCTGAACATATTCACTTGCAATTTGTGTTGTCTCACAATCTTAAAGTCAGAAACACTTTAAGGAGATGCCCCATACAAAAAACTAATTCAAAATCATTCAACATAAGCACAAAagaaacaatttattatttattcactTGAACCTAACCTGTAAATACGAATTAGATGTCTTAACTAGGGTAATTAACTGTCGCAAGCCTTTGAAGTCGTCTGCGACCtgcatttatatatatattatttttttccttAAGCTGATGTCATGCACCTTACACAACCTGACAGTTCATGAAATAGCAACAATGATTCCCAGACCTAGAACAACACTCGCTCAACAGGTTGCCCGAGCATTCCCATGTTCTCCCACAGcgaataaatttatttttagagGCCTCCCGCTCGGTTTCTCTCTTCTCTCGAGAACTATCTCATCGGGTAATTCCAAATCGGATCGAATTCAATTCTCAGTGATTCGAGCGGCGTCGAGGCAGCGCGTGCCGAACGCGTATTGTTTTCCAAAATATCTcattattattcgaatggcTCCTATAGATGTCTCTATATAGACGAGGTATTTAAATATCTATCATATCTTTCATAGTTCTTGTGTTAAAGTCATCAAGAGAGAGCGAAAATTGATGAAATAATAGTTAACCTACAAGTTGACATTGACTGTGCGACAAGGTTGCACTTTAACCTAAGTAATTGtcgaaacatttttaaaattggcACAAGTTGTCTTTTAAAAACCGCATTTTTCCAGGTTTCGGGAATTTATATATTACGAATAtaattatacatataaaacAAATGAACATCTTATCTAAAACAAAGGATTTTccaaatttaatatataattgtACATGTGTATAAAAGTTCATTTAATAATGACCAAATAATTGTTGTAATGTACATATACAAATAATTAGACTTAATGATCTGAGTAGCTCAATAAAGTGCACTTTaaaattattgatttaataattatacaaattacaAGAGAATGTGTCGACTTTCGTCATAATTAAGATTATAAAAGTTTTACTGGGGGAAAAAagtataatattttattaaatcaCAAAAATTTGAAAGAAAGAACTTTAATCCCAGATAGAAAACAACTGAGGACCACGTAGTAAATACTTAcgaaatttgaaataaaatgtatGCTACTGAATAGAAATACACATGCATTTGCAGATTAAACGATCGAAGATATCTTATCAGTCCGCCGTTATCGTCCAAACCCACTGTGTATAAGATAGTCGCCGGCTGCTTGGAACCATATCAGTTTCCACTCGTACTTGGACTTGAACGGAGCGAGTCATGACACAAAACCGGAGCACTTGGATTGGTTGCAGCTTGGGCGGCCTCTTGGTCGCCCTATTGGCCCTGCAATCGATGCCACAGGGAACTGAAGGAGCCAACATCCTGGGCGTCTTCACCAGCCACAGTCCGTCGCATTTCATCGTGCACATGTCCATCATGAAGACGCTGGCGGAGAAGGGTCACAACGTGACCGTCGTCTCCTCGGTTCCTCCCAAAGTCACCCACAAGAGCATTAACCACATTGTGGTGCCAATGAGTGCCGAAGATGAGAAAGTGCTCAACGATGGTATGGCTGGAATGGTCAAGGAGAAGCCTTCGATTTGGAACACCATGAAATCGATCTTCAGCTCGTTAGCCCTGCTCATTGATAAGCAGGTGGACGTTTTGGAGGATCCGCGCTTCCAGGAGCTCTATCTTAACAAGGGCAACAAGTTCGATGTGGTCTTCGTGGGATTCTTCTTTAACACGTACCAGGTGGCTTTGGGTGCCAGGTTTAATTGCCCCGTTATAATTTCCTGGTCGGGCCCACCCATGATGATGGTCAACGAGGTGCTGGGTAATCCCGAGCTGTCCAGTGTTCCCCAAATGCATATCTCCGCACCTCCCGGCCAGCCCATGAATTTCCAGAAGCGAATGCAGAACTTTGCCAGCACCTTGGGCTTCAATGCTCTCAACATCTTCCTGAGCCACAAATACAACAAGTTCTATGAGTGAGTACTTATCTATTGACTGAATCAGAAGTtttgaaatataattaaatctAATTCCAATATATTTTCAGCCGCCTTTGGGGCAATGACAAGTCAATGCCCACTTTTGAGCAGGCCAAGAGGAATGTCTCCTTGGCGTTTTGCAATGGCCATGGCATCAGCGAAGGTCCCATCCGTCCGAATGTGCCTGGAGTAATCGAAATTGGAGGCATCCAGGTGAAGAGCAAGCCCGATCCCC
This genomic stretch from Drosophila mauritiana strain mau12 chromosome 2L, ASM438214v1, whole genome shotgun sequence harbors:
- the LOC117141167 gene encoding UDP-glucuronosyltransferase 2B4, with translation MIGVRCVLLLLLGVVASTQGANILGLFSSHSPSHLIIHMSVAKALVEAGHNVTVVSMLKPKVTHKDIHLIVVPMKEEQERIMEDQMTEMAGQKNSLVSTMHRLLTSMDVMIDSQAELLSDPRFQRIYETKFDLMILGYFINDFQLGVAHKLKVPVIIDWMSAPVPAIDKYTGNPSELSYVPLMGTVATHPMGFLKRAENALKSLLFEFIFVVFDYKLTRIYNDVFPEQDMPTLKELRKNISMAFVGSHLISEGPIRPLVPALIEIGGIQVKDKPDPLPKDIDQFLSNAKQGAVFLLLGSNVKSSTVRPEIVQTIFKVLSELKENVIWKWEDLENTPGNASNILYKNWLPQDDILAHPNTKLFITHAGKGGITEAQYHGVPMVALPIFGDQPGNAAGMEKSGYGLALDLLTITEDGLRDALKEVLENQKYSQAIGKFSSLYRDRPMTAKQSVVFWTEYILRHHGAPNLQSPAVHMNFIQLNNLDIYALILTILALFVLLTRLVAKIVWNKFWGKAKISQTKKKQ
- the LOC117150484 gene encoding UDP-glucuronosyltransferase 2B15, with protein sequence MIEYTKIGILIVFLLGTKTQCSDGANILGVFGTHSPSHVIVHMAVMKALADRGHNITVVTQMKPKMAAHENITVIIAPPTEERHKFIKEYMAEVSNEKPSFWETMVKAIVQSSNQLEGQYEFMMHPNFKEIYENPKTKFDLVFLGLMANNYQLGIAAKLKCPVIISWVGIPLPFMDSIVGNVNDPSYVPTLSVALKAGQNTMDFGLRFVNFLKYAVMCVFETVLDYKMNQFYERAFANELEFPDYQEMKRRVSLLFYNYHSPSEGPIRPTVPQSIEIGGIQVKEQADPLPKELAKFLDNADKGAIFFSLGTNVNTNTFRPDTVDILYKVLSKLPQRVIWKWEDLKNKPGNASNIFFGNWLPQDDILAHPNTKLFITHAGKGGVAEAQYHGVPMVALPIFGDQQGNAEIMTKSGFGRWLDIVTMTQNELKETIHEVLENPTYRETIGKFSTLYRDRPLTARQSVIYWTEYVLRHQGALHLQSPLIHTDFVARNNLDVYGVVLLVSILLIVIIRFQFCKILNVASGYSNRREAIANKLKSN
- the LOC117150483 gene encoding UDP-glucuronosyltransferase 2B15, which translates into the protein MTQNRSTWIGCSLGGLLVALLALQSMPQGTEGANILGVFTSHSPSHFIVHMSIMKTLAEKGHNVTVVSSVPPKVTHKSINHIVVPMSAEDEKVLNDGMAGMVKEKPSIWNTMKSIFSSLALLIDKQVDVLEDPRFQELYLNKGNKFDVVFVGFFFNTYQVALGARFNCPVIISWSGPPMMMVNEVLGNPELSSVPQMHISAPPGQPMNFQKRMQNFASTLGFNALNIFLSHKYNKFYDRLWGNDKSMPTFEQAKRNVSLAFCNGHGISEGPIRPNVPGVIEIGGIQVKSKPDPLPEDIKEFLEKGKHGAILFSLGSNLKGEHIQPEVVKTIFKGLSSLKQQVIWKWEDPKNTPGKAANILYKKWLPQDDILAHPKLKLFITHAGKGGVAEAQYHGVPMLALPVFADQPGNADKLVASGYGLQLPLATLDVDEFKASIKEVIENPKYAKTLKSFSQLYRDRPLSPHESVVYWTEYVIRHHGAAHMQSPLVHMNFIASNNVDVYIIAALVLYIVFIINKIVWKFVWRKLFGKSNKVSQGKKVKKQ